AAAAGTGTATTTGGTGAATGTGCAAGGTACATACGTATGTTTATATATTAATAAATCAAAAGGTCACACCAGGGTAAGTAGGTTTGAAGATTCAAGTGTAGACTGGGggtgtttattttgattgGATACATCGTCTGTTTCGTTTACCAGAGGAGATGCGTTAAATTGCAGCTGATCATTTTGCTGCATTTGAGAAGATTGAGAGACTGGCAATGTTCTCAACGAGGTTGGGTAATCTAATTGTTGTGAAAGGGGTGGAGCAGCCGTTGcaagttgttgttgttgttgttgttgttgttgttgttgcgGATGGTGTTGATGATACTGATGTGTCTGCGTTACTGATGCAGTTTGCTGGGGCTGTTGAAAATCGTGGCTCAAGGGCAAGGTATCAAAGCCCGGATGAGAAGCCGATCTCAGCACGGGCATTGAAGGCACGGCATGCTCATCATATGAAGTTCTAGCTGGTGGTAATTGGTAGCCGTACATGGATCTATAGTTTGATAGAGAATGGGGAGGAGGGGGTGGCAATTGGTTGGCGTAGATGAGCTGAGGCTGATACGGGTATGAGTAAGAAGAGTAAAATTGTTGAGGCAATTGCATCTGAAtctgttgatgatattgatgctgctgctgttgttgttgttgttgttgattttgttgatgttgatgttgttgttgttgttgttgttgatgttgttgttgttgttgttgttgttgcaattgttgcaattgttgctgttgttgctgctgttgttgttgtcttTGTTCAGATAAACGTCTCCTCTTATGATTAGTGTAGCTCATAACTGTTTGGTCATCAAACCCATCAGTGTCTAAGAAGGATATTGGACCGCTGGACGGGTCAGAGCGACGCCTGTGAGAGATGGAATGGCCAAGGGATGTATTTAACAAggaatcaatcaattcatAGGAGGGAACAACTGAGttatctttgaagaagttgtcAGAGGATGGaatattcaatttattgttAATGACATCCTTTGTTGTGTAATACGATACCAAATGGATAGTTTTCCTTGAGGGAGAGTGTAAAACAATGGAGAGTGACTTTTTGATGAGGCCGTCACTACGGTAGATGTTGTCACTGAGAACATCCACTTCTATATTGGAGTTGAGTAAGttggtattgatttcattcGTATTAGAAATGGTGGTGTCTCCCCTAATACTATTATGAGTACTGTTAGTATCagtattgttgttgttgttgttgttgctgtttgCGTCCTCTTTGATCACATCATCTATGCTTCTCTTTCTTATCACATCCTCTCCACCAGCCATAGCATAGGCGGTTATTGGTTGACAATTCAACTTAACAAATCTGCTCTCTGTTGAAGCATAGTGATTGTTCGCACCATTATTGTTGgtactattattattattattattattattattagttGCAGTACTTGTAGCTCTACTACCGCTAGCATTACCGTTGTCCATGTTATTACTATCACCATTGTCCTCCACGACGCTGGTAATGGCAGATAGGTTGTTATTGGAGTCCTTGACGATATTCTTGGACAGTTCTCTGTAGATGAGGAACCTCCCTAAAATTCTCGAGGGAGACCAGGACGTACCGTCAGTCCACCTCTTTATATTTGACTCCTCCTCAATAAAGACAAAGACATTGCCCGATCTTATGAGAGCCTT
The Pichia kudriavzevii chromosome 2, complete sequence DNA segment above includes these coding regions:
- a CDS encoding uncharacterized protein (PKUD0B09480; similar to Saccharomyces cerevisiae YEL007W (MIT1); ancestral locus Anc_7.132), producing MVMRNKTPVSATYHGYIASSRDALLVIDAVLRGLLLPVTNRPTPKERKALIRSGNVFVFIEEESNIKRWTDGTSWSPSRILGRFLIYRELSKNIVKDSNNNLSAITSVVEDNGDSNNMDNGNASGSRATSTATNNNNNNNNNSTNNNGANNHYASTESRFVKLNCQPITAYAMAGGEDVIRKRSIDDVIKEDANSNNNNNNNTDTNSTHNSIRGDTTISNTNEINTNLLNSNIEVDVLSDNIYRSDGLIKKSLSIVLHSPSRKTIHLVSYYTTKDVINNKLNIPSSDNFFKDNSVVPSYELIDSLLNTSLGHSISHRRRSDPSSGPISFLDTDGFDDQTVMSYTNHKRRRLSEQRQQQQQQQQQQLQQLQQQQQQQQHQQQQQQQHQHQQNQQQQQQQQQHQYHQQIQMQLPQQFYSSYSYPYQPQLIYANQLPPPPPHSLSNYRSMYGYQLPPARTSYDEHAVPSMPVLRSASHPGFDTLPLSHDFQQPQQTASVTQTHQYHQHHPQQQQQQQQQQQLATAAPPLSQQLDYPTSLRTLPVSQSSQMQQNDQLQFNASPLVNETDDVSNQNKHPQSTLESSNLLTLV